The following proteins are co-located in the Plasmodium vinckei vinckei genome assembly, chromosome: PVVCY_11 genome:
- a CDS encoding RNA-binding protein, putative, translating into MNTDEKSVMQNDNSSLNKENKSSPQKPHLRKAAGIVWKDPSLDEWPENDFRIFCGNLGNEVTTEILANAFRKYKSFNMAKVIREKRNNKTKGYGFVSLSDPQDMLDALKNMNNTFIGNRPVTIKRSRWKDREIDSKKNKDFDEFIKNPYAPTKKFRKFKKFVKRDNTEVHDRLISKNTQG; encoded by the exons atgaataCGGACGAAAAATCTGTAATGCAAAATGATAATTCAtctttaaataaagaaaataaatcttCCCCTCAAAag CCGCATTTAAGGAAAGCAGCAGGAATTGTATGGAAAGATCCATCACTCGATGAATGGCCAGAAAATGATTTTCGAATTTTTTGTGGCAATTTAGGAAATGAAGTGACAACTGAGATTTTAGCAAATGCctttagaaaatataaatcatttaaTATGGCAAAA GTAATACGAGAAAagagaaataataaaacaaaggGTTACGGATTTGTATCTTTATCAGACCCCCAAGATATGCTAGAcgcattaaaaaatatgaataatacatttattGGTAATAGACCAGTAACTATTAAAAGAAGTCGATGGAAAGATAGAGAAATCGACTCaaagaaaaacaaagaTTTTGATGAGTTTATAAAGAATCCATATGCTCCCACTAAAAAATTTAGgaagtttaaaaaatttgtcAAACGTGACAATACAG aGGTTCATGATAGATTGATAAGTAAAAATACACAAGGGTGA
- a CDS encoding ER membrane protein complex subunit 3, putative, which produces MDALVLDERIRMHALLPIFIIVILVCIIKSNLGQMPQPPLKMDIEKMRQNNFLARFAQLKTNSGFISPLAFLNRRYFYNKPQIGFFNEVPEQINPFDSFLKQDTSDLFGMMKNQIPFLILQLGLGFLINMFFSGYLVAKIPFPLTYKFKSTLQMGMDIELLDMKFVSSLSWYFLVMFCSSGLISIVDYFFLQDNDRSKNTPIDNLMSSQNPLKQPVNPANPEGITSLYEKKKEELDTMRYKFLLENIEFHLIENWE; this is translated from the exons atggatgcGCTGGTGTTGGACGAAAGGATAAGGATGCACGCCTTACTtcctatatttataattgtgATTTTAGtttgtataataaaaagtaattTGGGGCAAATGCCACAACCTCCCTTGAAAATGGATATTGAGAAAATGAGACAAAA tAATTTCTTGGCTCGATTCGCGCAATTGAAAACTAATTCAGGATTTATCAGCCCATTagcatttttaaatagacgatatttttataataagcCTCAAATTGGTTTCTTCAACGAAGTCCCTGAACAAATCAATCCATTTGACTCGTTTTTAAAACAAGATACATCAGATTTATTTGGAATGATGAAAAACCAAATtccctttttaattttacagTTGGGATTAggttttttaataaatatgtttttttcgGGATATTTAGTAG cCAAGATACCCTTTCCCCTAAcatacaaatttaaatcAACTTTACAAATGGGGATGGACATTGAATTATTAGACATGAAATTTGTATCATCCTTGTCAtg GTATTTTCTTGTTATGTTCTGCTCAAGTGGCTTGATAAGCATtgttgattattttttccttcaag ATAATGATAGAAGCAAAAATACTCCAATTGACAATTTGATGTCTAGTCAAAACCCATTAAAAC aGCCTGTTAATCCTGCTAATCCAGAAGGCATAACAAGTCTttatgagaaaaaaaaggaagaaTTGGACACAATG agatacaaatttttattagaaaatattgaaTTTCACCTTATAGAAAACTGGGAGTGa